One window of the Arthrobacter sp. zg-Y919 genome contains the following:
- a CDS encoding GntR family transcriptional regulator, whose amino-acid sequence MTPDTHPGTEATSAGNDAGVLAEVRIDASSSVPPYEQLRLQILDGVNDGSLAVGTRLPPVRTLAGHLGLAVNTVAKAYRELEQAQVVTTRSRAGTVVAAGGDSGRSRVAAAAAVYARSVRANGVSEDEAVSFLRAALH is encoded by the coding sequence ATGACGCCTGACACACACCCAGGAACCGAAGCAACCTCCGCAGGCAACGACGCGGGCGTACTGGCTGAGGTCCGGATAGACGCCTCCAGCTCGGTTCCGCCTTACGAACAGCTGCGCCTGCAGATCCTGGACGGCGTGAATGACGGCAGCCTCGCCGTCGGCACGCGGCTGCCTCCGGTCCGTACGCTGGCCGGACACCTCGGCCTGGCAGTGAACACAGTGGCCAAGGCCTACCGTGAACTGGAGCAGGCGCAGGTGGTCACCACCCGGTCCCGCGCCGGCACGGTTGTCGCGGCGGGCGGCGACAGCGGCCGCAGCCGGGTGGCCGCAGCTGCCGCAGTGTATGCCAGATCAGTCCGGGCCAACGGCGTCTCCGAGGACGAGGCCGTGTCCTTCCTGCGGGCGGCGCTGCACTAG
- a CDS encoding ABC transporter ATP-binding protein, giving the protein MSTPGLRGRPGAAAAAKPENFAGSVRRILRLMAPDRLRVAAVLVAAVVSVALAVSAPRILGEATNVIFDGFIGQTLPAGMSKDAQVQALRNSGERELADMLAAMDVIPGQGLDFARLGAILLGVLAIYLAAFAFGWFQARVTARIVQNAMYRLRRDVDGKLFRLPMSHFQQQSRGDVLSRVTNDIDNLAQTLSQSLTQILTSVLTIIGVLAMMVSISPLLALIAVVTVPVSALVTVLIARRSQAEFKTQWKSTGEVNGYIEEMFTGQDVVKAFGQQERVIEGFAPANNRLYRSAFRAQFVSGIIMPAMMFISNLNYVAVAVVGGLQVASGQLSIGGVQAFVQYSRQFSQPLGQLGGLINMLQSGVASAERVFALLDAKEQAPDPDRPEHLPAVRGRVAFEDVSFDYSPDAPLIRHLSFTAEPGQTVAIVGPTGAGKTTLVNLLMRFYEVDAGRITIDGVDIARLNREELRSHIGMVLQDAWLFEGTVRENLAYGAPDATEEQIVQAAQATHVDHFVRSLPEGYDTVLGYDGGALSQGQRQLLTIARAWLSDPSILVLDEATSSVDTRTEIAIRLAMNALRQDRTSFVIAHRLSTIRDADLILVVRDGQIVEQGMHEALLAAEGFYAGLYRSQFAGPDAEPDREREADSGAAEADPAAPADPAGH; this is encoded by the coding sequence ATGAGTACCCCGGGGCTACGGGGCAGACCCGGTGCGGCTGCGGCGGCGAAACCGGAAAACTTCGCCGGCAGTGTCCGCCGGATCCTGCGGCTGATGGCACCGGACCGGTTACGGGTGGCGGCAGTGCTGGTGGCCGCCGTCGTTTCCGTGGCGCTCGCCGTCAGTGCGCCCCGCATCCTCGGGGAAGCCACCAACGTCATCTTCGACGGGTTCATCGGGCAGACGCTGCCGGCCGGAATGTCGAAGGACGCCCAGGTACAGGCCCTGCGGAACTCGGGGGAGCGGGAACTGGCGGACATGCTTGCCGCCATGGACGTCATCCCCGGCCAGGGACTGGACTTCGCCCGGCTCGGCGCAATCCTGCTGGGCGTACTGGCGATCTACCTGGCGGCCTTCGCCTTCGGCTGGTTCCAGGCACGCGTGACCGCACGCATTGTGCAGAACGCCATGTACCGGCTGCGCCGCGACGTGGACGGCAAACTGTTCCGCCTGCCCATGTCCCACTTCCAGCAGCAGTCACGCGGGGACGTCCTGAGCCGCGTCACCAACGACATCGACAACCTGGCCCAGACCCTCTCGCAGAGCCTGACCCAGATCCTCACCTCGGTCCTGACCATCATCGGCGTGCTGGCCATGATGGTGTCCATTTCACCGTTACTGGCATTGATCGCCGTGGTCACCGTGCCCGTCTCCGCCCTCGTGACGGTACTCATTGCCCGGCGCTCGCAGGCGGAGTTCAAGACCCAGTGGAAGTCCACCGGCGAGGTGAACGGCTACATCGAGGAAATGTTCACCGGACAGGACGTGGTGAAGGCCTTCGGCCAGCAGGAGCGGGTGATTGAAGGCTTCGCTCCCGCCAACAACCGGTTGTACCGCTCCGCCTTCCGTGCCCAGTTTGTCTCCGGCATCATCATGCCGGCGATGATGTTCATTTCGAACCTGAACTACGTCGCGGTGGCCGTGGTGGGCGGCCTGCAGGTGGCCAGTGGGCAGCTGTCCATCGGCGGTGTGCAGGCCTTTGTCCAGTACAGCCGCCAGTTCAGCCAGCCGCTGGGCCAGCTGGGCGGGCTGATCAACATGCTCCAGTCCGGCGTCGCCTCCGCCGAACGCGTCTTCGCCCTCCTGGACGCCAAGGAACAAGCACCGGACCCGGACCGTCCCGAACATCTTCCGGCCGTGCGGGGACGGGTCGCCTTCGAGGACGTCTCCTTCGATTACAGCCCCGACGCCCCGCTGATCCGTCATCTGTCCTTCACGGCCGAGCCGGGGCAGACGGTGGCCATTGTTGGGCCCACGGGCGCAGGCAAGACCACCCTCGTCAACCTCCTGATGCGTTTCTACGAGGTCGACGCCGGCCGCATCACCATCGACGGCGTCGACATTGCCCGGCTCAACCGCGAGGAACTGCGCAGCCATATCGGCATGGTGCTCCAGGACGCCTGGCTGTTCGAGGGGACGGTCCGGGAGAACCTGGCCTACGGCGCGCCGGACGCCACGGAGGAGCAAATCGTCCAGGCTGCACAGGCCACCCATGTGGACCACTTTGTCCGGTCCCTGCCCGAGGGCTACGACACCGTGCTCGGCTACGACGGCGGCGCGCTGAGCCAGGGCCAGCGGCAGCTGCTGACCATTGCCCGGGCCTGGCTTTCGGACCCTTCCATCCTGGTCCTGGACGAGGCCACCAGCTCCGTGGATACCCGGACGGAAATCGCCATCCGCCTCGCCATGAATGCGCTCCGGCAGGACCGCACGAGTTTCGTCATCGCCCACCGGCTCTCCACCATCCGCGACGCCGACCTGATCCTGGTGGTCCGGGACGGGCAGATCGTTGAGCAGGGAATGCACGAAGCGCTGTTGGCGGCCGAAGGCTTCTACGCCGGGCTGTACCGCTCCCAGTTCGCGGGCCCTGATGCTGAACCTGACAGGGAACGGGAAGCGGATTCGGGAGCCGCGGAGGCGGACCCGGCTGCACCTGCCGACCCGGCCGGGCATTAG
- a CDS encoding ABC transporter ATP-binding protein: MLLRLVRENLATYKVPVAAVVLLQLLQTVATLYLPTLNADIIDRGVVTGDTGVIMEVGGWMLAVTAAQVLCAVTATYLASRVAMSVGRNIRAALFTNVETFSSREVGLFGPPSLITRTTNDVQQVQMTLLMTFTMMVSAPIMGVGGVLLALNQDIPLSGILLLILPVLFLVIGLVLRRLIPLFRRAQRQIDRVNSVLREQIMGISVIRAFIRERSEEARFDGANKDLTSTQLRVSQLLALLFPAAMLVANLATVAVMWFGASRIDAGQMQIGALTAFIAYIMQILMAVMMSMFMIMMLPRAAVCAERIFEVLDTRTSVSDAPDARALAYDGGRLTFSDVGYSYPGAEDPVLFNVSFEALPGETTAIIGSTGAGKTTLLNLVPRLLDATSGSIAVDGQDIAGVTLSSLRRGIGLVPQRAYLFSGTIASNLRFGRPEATDAELWAALETAQAADFVRAAEGGLAHQVEQGGSNFSGGQRQRLAIARALVVRPSIYLFDDSFSALDFATDARLRAALRPQTRGATVIVVAQRVNTITDAARIIVLEEGRIVGQGTHNELMSASDTYREIVASQLTAEEVA, from the coding sequence ATGCTCCTGAGGCTGGTCCGGGAAAACCTGGCAACCTATAAAGTCCCCGTGGCCGCCGTCGTCCTCCTGCAGCTGCTGCAGACCGTCGCCACGCTCTACCTGCCCACCCTGAACGCCGACATCATTGACCGCGGCGTCGTGACGGGGGACACCGGCGTGATTATGGAGGTGGGCGGGTGGATGCTCGCCGTCACGGCAGCCCAGGTCCTGTGTGCCGTGACGGCCACCTATCTCGCGTCGCGGGTGGCCATGAGCGTTGGACGCAACATCCGTGCGGCACTGTTCACCAACGTCGAAACCTTCTCCTCCCGGGAAGTCGGGTTGTTCGGGCCTCCCTCGCTGATCACCCGGACCACCAATGACGTGCAGCAGGTGCAGATGACCCTGCTGATGACGTTCACCATGATGGTTTCGGCACCGATCATGGGAGTGGGCGGGGTACTGCTGGCGTTGAACCAGGACATTCCACTCTCCGGGATCCTGCTGCTCATCCTGCCGGTCCTGTTCCTGGTCATCGGGCTGGTGCTGCGGCGGCTGATTCCCCTGTTCCGGCGGGCGCAGCGGCAGATCGACCGGGTCAACTCGGTACTGCGGGAACAGATCATGGGGATCAGCGTGATCCGGGCCTTCATCCGGGAGCGGTCCGAGGAGGCCCGGTTCGACGGCGCGAATAAGGACCTCACCTCCACGCAGCTGCGGGTCAGCCAGCTGCTGGCGCTGCTGTTTCCCGCCGCCATGCTGGTGGCCAACCTCGCCACGGTCGCAGTGATGTGGTTCGGCGCCTCCCGGATCGATGCCGGCCAGATGCAGATCGGCGCACTGACCGCGTTCATCGCCTACATCATGCAGATCCTGATGGCCGTCATGATGTCCATGTTCATGATCATGATGCTGCCCCGGGCTGCGGTCTGCGCCGAACGGATCTTCGAGGTGCTGGATACCCGCACCAGTGTCTCCGACGCGCCTGATGCCCGGGCGCTCGCGTACGACGGCGGCCGGCTCACCTTCTCCGACGTCGGCTACAGCTACCCGGGCGCCGAGGACCCGGTGCTCTTCAACGTCAGCTTCGAGGCGCTGCCGGGGGAAACCACGGCCATTATCGGTTCCACCGGGGCAGGGAAGACCACACTGCTCAACCTGGTCCCGCGGCTGCTCGACGCCACGTCCGGCAGCATCGCCGTGGATGGACAGGACATTGCCGGTGTCACCCTCTCCTCGCTGCGCCGCGGCATCGGACTGGTGCCGCAGCGGGCGTACCTCTTCAGCGGCACTATTGCCTCGAACCTGCGCTTCGGCCGTCCGGAGGCGACGGACGCCGAACTCTGGGCGGCCCTGGAAACCGCGCAGGCGGCAGACTTCGTCCGGGCTGCGGAGGGGGGACTGGCACACCAGGTGGAACAGGGCGGGAGTAACTTCTCCGGGGGACAGCGCCAGCGCCTGGCCATTGCCCGGGCCCTCGTGGTCCGCCCCTCCATCTACCTCTTCGACGACAGCTTCTCCGCCCTGGACTTCGCCACCGACGCCCGGCTGCGCGCAGCACTTCGACCGCAGACCCGGGGCGCCACGGTGATAGTCGTGGCGCAGCGGGTGAACACCATTACCGACGCCGCCCGGATCATCGTGCTGGAAGAGGGGCGCATCGTTGGGCAGGGAACCCATAACGAGCTGATGTCCGCCTCGGATACCTACCGGGAGATCGTCGCCTCACAGCTGACCGCGGAGGAAGTCGCATGA
- a CDS encoding MBL fold metallo-hydrolase, with protein sequence MEDLENITIRSVSVSEMDNNVYLLTGKASGAQVLIDAAADFPAIERLLAEGAQDAAVPAKLELVITTHSHWDHVRALAETVAATGARTAAGTADIPDIEVPTLVALDHGDKGTFPDFELEAIALRGHTPGSIAILYRDPHSPAHLFTGDSLFPGGLGNTQKDPERFAQLYRDVFERVFDYLPDDTVVHPGHGAGTTLGAERPHLREWKERGW encoded by the coding sequence ATGGAGGATCTGGAGAACATCACTATCCGCAGCGTGTCCGTCAGCGAAATGGACAACAACGTGTACCTGCTCACCGGGAAGGCATCCGGCGCGCAGGTACTGATCGACGCCGCCGCAGACTTCCCCGCCATCGAACGGCTGCTGGCCGAAGGAGCGCAGGATGCAGCGGTTCCGGCGAAGCTGGAGCTGGTCATCACCACGCACAGCCACTGGGACCATGTGCGGGCGCTCGCCGAAACGGTGGCCGCCACCGGGGCACGGACCGCCGCCGGCACTGCGGATATCCCCGACATTGAGGTTCCCACCCTCGTGGCGCTGGATCACGGCGATAAGGGCACATTCCCCGATTTCGAGCTGGAGGCTATCGCCCTGCGCGGGCATACACCGGGCTCCATTGCCATCCTCTACCGGGATCCGCACAGTCCGGCCCACCTGTTTACGGGCGATTCACTCTTCCCCGGCGGCCTGGGCAACACGCAGAAGGACCCGGAACGCTTTGCGCAGCTCTACCGCGACGTATTCGAACGTGTGTTCGATTATCTGCCGGATGACACCGTGGTGCACCCCGGCCACGGCGCCGGCACCACCCTCGGTGCCGAGCGGCCGCACCTGCGGGAATGGAAAGAGCGCGGCTGGTAG
- a CDS encoding APC family permease → MARPSPSPKPQYPEPTQIGLVACVAFGVGTTVGGGVFTLSGTAVNLAGPGAVASYILAGAVMCLCALSFIVVSTRAGEGESGYAPVGTILGPFWRFIVMWAFYLNGATIIAYLTVSFGDYLSEYFLPAAGTLLLALAATVLVTALNLGPTAVVARAETWIVGIKLALLVLFSVWGLLQLRLPQLERPLPEGAGGVFSAAALLFTAYTGFNVITNMAGSVKDPRRTVPRAIMLTILVSGLVYLGTVLAMTASGITRFTSTGVSQAAEIVMGAWGGLLVAFAACLSTLSGANANVLGASEIMLRMVARGDVPPVLGRHTRRGHPYVSVLLLGIITVLLVVLNDTTFVVSVANVAAIIAMVVVSVAAAVLGHRKWPGEGARLPLGPAVPVLAAVAAAAQLPSLDPAALATGFLLTGLGAALYFARHVQRGGAGTQLHANRQIDSLGTPLMSAVRRRPNPRRTGGPDLSRPSGPP, encoded by the coding sequence GTGGCCAGACCATCACCGTCACCAAAGCCGCAGTACCCGGAGCCAACGCAGATCGGGCTCGTGGCCTGCGTGGCCTTCGGAGTCGGCACCACGGTGGGAGGAGGCGTCTTCACCCTCTCCGGAACCGCCGTCAACCTGGCCGGTCCGGGTGCCGTGGCCAGCTACATCCTTGCCGGCGCCGTCATGTGCCTGTGCGCTCTGTCCTTCATTGTGGTCTCCACCCGCGCCGGGGAGGGTGAATCCGGGTATGCGCCGGTCGGGACCATCCTCGGCCCGTTCTGGCGGTTCATCGTGATGTGGGCGTTTTATCTCAACGGCGCCACCATCATTGCCTACCTGACCGTTTCCTTTGGCGACTATCTCTCCGAGTACTTCCTGCCCGCGGCCGGGACACTGCTGCTGGCGCTCGCCGCCACCGTCCTGGTGACCGCGCTGAACCTGGGGCCGACGGCGGTGGTGGCCAGGGCGGAAACCTGGATTGTCGGCATCAAGCTGGCCCTGCTGGTGCTGTTTTCCGTCTGGGGCCTGCTCCAGCTTCGGCTCCCCCAGCTGGAGCGTCCGCTGCCCGAGGGGGCAGGCGGCGTGTTTTCCGCCGCCGCCCTTCTGTTCACGGCCTATACCGGCTTCAACGTCATTACGAATATGGCCGGATCGGTCAAAGACCCCCGCAGGACGGTGCCGCGCGCCATCATGCTGACCATCCTGGTCTCCGGGCTTGTGTATCTGGGTACGGTGCTGGCCATGACCGCCAGCGGCATCACCAGGTTCACTTCCACCGGTGTCTCGCAGGCAGCCGAGATTGTGATGGGTGCCTGGGGTGGGCTGCTGGTGGCCTTCGCGGCGTGCCTGTCGACGCTCTCCGGCGCCAATGCAAACGTCCTGGGCGCGTCGGAGATCATGCTCCGCATGGTTGCCCGCGGCGATGTGCCGCCGGTGCTTGGGCGCCATACGCGCCGCGGGCATCCGTACGTGAGCGTCCTGCTGCTCGGGATCATCACGGTGCTGCTGGTGGTCCTGAACGACACCACCTTCGTGGTTTCCGTCGCCAATGTTGCGGCGATCATCGCCATGGTGGTGGTCAGCGTTGCGGCGGCAGTACTAGGACACCGGAAATGGCCCGGAGAAGGTGCCCGGCTCCCACTGGGTCCGGCAGTCCCGGTCCTGGCTGCCGTGGCTGCCGCCGCCCAGCTGCCGTCCCTCGACCCGGCAGCCCTGGCCACGGGCTTCCTGCTGACCGGACTGGGTGCCGCCCTCTACTTCGCGAGGCACGTCCAGCGCGGCGGGGCCGGCACCCAGCTGCACGCCAACAGGCAGATCGACAGCCTTGGCACACCGCTGATGTCCGCGGTCCGCCGCAGGCCAAACCCCCGGCGGACCGGAGGCCCGGACCTCAGCCGGCCTTCCGGCCCACCATAA
- a CDS encoding trans-aconitate 2-methyltransferase: MKWDPDKYTQFSSHRDRPFFDLTARVAAESPARVVDLGCGTGVLTAALAARWPQAEVLGLDSSQEMIDGALAMEGAPANLGFVQGRIEDWEPAPGTDVVVSNAALQWVPGHQDLLRRWAAQLDDGAWLAVQVPGNFSAPSHVLMRELAARAAWAPKLDGVLRHADAVDEPADYLALMTAAGFEADVWETSYSQVLAGDNAVLEWVRGTALRPVIDALSAGDFAAFEADYAELLRAAYPQHAWGTVFPFRRLFMVGRKAG; the protein is encoded by the coding sequence ATGAAATGGGACCCGGATAAGTACACGCAGTTCTCCTCCCACCGCGACCGCCCGTTCTTCGACCTCACCGCCCGGGTGGCGGCGGAATCTCCGGCGCGGGTGGTGGACCTCGGCTGCGGCACGGGTGTCCTGACCGCGGCGCTCGCCGCCCGCTGGCCGCAGGCAGAGGTTCTCGGCCTTGACTCCTCCCAGGAGATGATCGACGGCGCGCTCGCCATGGAGGGTGCCCCGGCGAACCTGGGCTTCGTGCAGGGCAGGATCGAGGACTGGGAACCGGCGCCCGGCACGGACGTGGTGGTGTCCAACGCCGCACTGCAGTGGGTGCCGGGTCACCAGGATCTCCTGCGGAGATGGGCTGCACAGCTCGACGACGGCGCCTGGCTGGCCGTGCAGGTCCCGGGCAACTTCTCCGCACCCTCCCATGTGCTGATGCGGGAGCTGGCGGCGAGGGCCGCGTGGGCACCGAAGCTGGACGGGGTGCTGCGCCATGCCGACGCCGTGGACGAGCCGGCGGACTATCTGGCTTTGATGACAGCAGCCGGGTTCGAGGCGGATGTCTGGGAAACCAGCTACTCCCAGGTCCTGGCCGGCGACAACGCGGTCCTGGAATGGGTCCGGGGAACGGCACTGCGTCCGGTCATCGATGCCCTGTCCGCCGGGGACTTCGCCGCCTTCGAAGCCGACTACGCGGAACTGCTGCGCGCGGCCTACCCGCAGCACGCCTGGGGAACCGTGTTCCCGTTCCGGCGCCTGTTTATGGTGGGCCGGAAGGCCGGCTGA
- a CDS encoding DEAD/DEAH box helicase — MKLLEQLASGPSSTRTVDPDETYTSFLEWVESRGMSLYPAQDEAVMELVTGNNVILATPTGSGKSMVAIAAHFHAMAHDERSYYTAPIKALVSEKFFALCEIFGAENVGMVTGDSSVNKDAPIICCTAEILANIALREGADADLGTVIMDEFHFYSDPQRGWAWQVPLLELPQAQFLLMSATLGDMTRIANELSELTNRDTVTVSSVQRPIPLHYYYVETPVQESLEELLETKQVPVYVVHFSQIEAIDRAQALMSINVCTREEKDRIAELIAGFRFAPGFGKTLNRLVRHGIGVHHAGMLPKYRRLVEQLAQAGLLKVICGTDTLGVGINVPIRTVLITALSKYDGTRTRPLKVREFHQIAGRAGRAGYDTAGTVVVQAPEHVIENVKAMAKAHAKFGDDQKKLRQVVKKKPQAGFVSWGKPSFEKLVDGTPEPLTSSFNITHSMLLNLLERPGDPFTAAKKLLTNNHESRASQLALMKKALSIYRELKTAGIVEVLPEPDADGRTVRLKVHLQPNFALNQPLSPFAMASLEILDPDSPSYALDVVSVIEAIMEKPRQVLSAQEKKARGEAIAAMKSQGIEYDERMALLEEVTYPQPLAELLEQSFEVYRSGAPWLGEFELSPKSIVRDMYERAMSFGEYVQFYSLARSEGVLLRYLSDTYKALLHTVPPERLREDLQDIIEWLGELVRQTDSSLLDEWEELTNGVNPDASNEPVLPPVPDRLTTNVRAFRVMVRNEMFSRVKLFADEDDRALGELDGDAGWDADRWAEVLDAYFEEHEDIDDGPDGRGPNLLIIKELPGKWEVRQIFKDPANHLDWGITAEVDLAASDEAGSPVIKVITAGRLD; from the coding sequence ATGAAACTTCTTGAACAGCTTGCCTCCGGCCCGTCCAGCACCCGCACCGTCGATCCCGATGAGACCTACACGTCCTTCCTGGAATGGGTCGAGAGCCGGGGCATGTCGCTGTACCCGGCGCAGGACGAGGCAGTGATGGAGCTGGTGACGGGCAACAACGTCATCCTCGCCACTCCCACCGGCTCCGGTAAGTCGATGGTGGCCATCGCAGCGCATTTCCATGCCATGGCGCACGACGAGCGCAGCTACTACACCGCCCCGATCAAGGCCTTGGTCTCGGAAAAGTTCTTCGCCCTGTGCGAGATCTTCGGCGCCGAGAACGTCGGCATGGTCACCGGCGACTCCTCGGTGAACAAGGACGCCCCGATCATCTGCTGCACCGCGGAGATCCTGGCCAACATCGCCCTGCGCGAGGGAGCGGACGCGGACCTGGGCACCGTCATCATGGACGAGTTCCACTTCTACTCCGATCCGCAGCGCGGCTGGGCCTGGCAGGTCCCGCTCCTGGAGCTGCCGCAGGCACAGTTCCTGCTGATGTCCGCCACCCTGGGTGACATGACCCGGATCGCGAACGAGCTCAGCGAACTCACCAACCGGGACACCGTCACCGTCTCCTCCGTGCAGCGTCCCATCCCGCTGCACTATTACTACGTGGAAACCCCGGTGCAGGAATCCCTCGAGGAACTCCTGGAGACCAAGCAGGTGCCCGTCTACGTGGTGCACTTCAGCCAGATCGAAGCCATTGACCGGGCGCAGGCACTGATGAGCATCAACGTCTGCACGCGGGAGGAAAAGGACCGGATCGCAGAGCTGATCGCCGGCTTCCGGTTTGCCCCCGGCTTCGGCAAGACCCTGAACCGGCTGGTCCGGCACGGCATCGGCGTGCACCACGCCGGCATGCTGCCCAAGTACCGGCGCCTGGTGGAACAGCTGGCCCAGGCCGGGCTGCTGAAGGTCATCTGCGGCACCGACACCCTGGGCGTGGGCATCAACGTGCCCATCCGCACCGTGCTGATCACGGCCCTGTCCAAGTACGACGGCACCCGCACCCGGCCCCTGAAGGTCCGGGAGTTCCATCAGATCGCCGGACGCGCGGGGCGGGCCGGGTACGACACGGCCGGGACCGTCGTCGTGCAGGCACCGGAACACGTGATCGAAAACGTCAAGGCCATGGCCAAGGCGCACGCGAAGTTCGGCGACGACCAGAAGAAGCTGCGCCAGGTGGTGAAGAAGAAGCCGCAGGCCGGTTTTGTCTCCTGGGGCAAGCCCAGCTTCGAGAAGCTGGTGGACGGCACCCCGGAGCCGCTGACCTCCAGCTTCAACATCACCCACTCCATGCTGCTGAACCTGCTGGAGCGCCCGGGCGATCCGTTTACCGCGGCCAAGAAGCTGTTGACCAACAACCATGAGAGCCGCGCCTCGCAGCTGGCCCTGATGAAGAAGGCCCTCAGTATCTACCGGGAGCTGAAGACCGCCGGCATTGTCGAGGTACTGCCGGAGCCCGACGCCGACGGCCGCACCGTCCGCCTGAAAGTGCACCTGCAGCCGAACTTTGCGCTGAACCAGCCGCTGTCTCCTTTTGCCATGGCCTCCCTGGAGATCCTGGATCCGGACAGCCCGTCCTACGCCCTGGACGTGGTGTCGGTGATCGAGGCGATCATGGAGAAACCGCGCCAGGTCCTCTCCGCCCAGGAGAAGAAGGCACGGGGCGAAGCCATCGCCGCCATGAAGTCGCAGGGCATCGAGTACGACGAGCGGATGGCCCTGCTGGAGGAGGTCACCTACCCGCAGCCGCTGGCGGAGCTGCTGGAGCAGTCCTTCGAGGTCTACCGCTCCGGTGCCCCGTGGCTCGGCGAATTCGAACTCAGCCCCAAGTCGATTGTGCGCGACATGTACGAGCGGGCCATGAGCTTCGGCGAGTACGTGCAGTTCTACTCACTGGCCCGCTCCGAAGGCGTGCTGCTGCGCTACCTGTCGGACACCTATAAGGCGCTGCTGCACACCGTTCCGCCGGAGCGGCTGCGCGAGGACCTCCAGGACATCATCGAATGGCTCGGCGAACTGGTCCGCCAGACCGACTCCTCGCTGCTGGACGAATGGGAAGAGCTCACCAACGGCGTCAACCCCGATGCCTCGAACGAACCGGTTCTCCCGCCGGTGCCCGACCGGTTGACCACCAATGTGCGGGCCTTCCGGGTCATGGTCCGCAACGAGATGTTCTCGCGGGTGAAGCTCTTCGCCGATGAGGATGACCGTGCCCTTGGGGAGCTCGACGGCGACGCCGGCTGGGACGCCGACCGCTGGGCGGAGGTCCTGGACGCCTACTTCGAAGAGCACGAAGACATTGACGACGGCCCCGACGGCCGCGGACCCAACCTGCTGATCATCAAGGAACTGCCCGGAAAATGGGAAGTCCGGCAGATCTTCAAGGACCCGGCCAACCACCTGGACTGGGGCATCACCGCGGAGGTGGACCTGGCCGCGTCTGACGAGGCGGGGAGCCCCGTCATCAAGGTGATCACCGCAGGCCGGCTGGATTAG
- a CDS encoding GNAT family N-acetyltransferase, producing the protein MQIRPARREDVPVILELIHDLAIYEKEPHAVKNTVEALEANLFGEHPAIFAHVAEERGTVQGFALWFLNYSTWEGVHGIYLEDLYVRPEARARGIGKALLRTLAETAVERGYARVEWCVLNWNEPSIRFYKSLGALPQDDWTTFRLTGGALASFGGAAETANTAGTEASA; encoded by the coding sequence ATGCAGATCCGTCCCGCACGCCGGGAAGACGTTCCCGTCATCCTCGAGCTGATCCATGACCTGGCCATCTACGAGAAGGAGCCGCACGCGGTAAAGAACACCGTGGAGGCCCTGGAGGCGAACCTTTTCGGGGAGCACCCGGCTATCTTCGCCCATGTGGCCGAGGAGCGTGGAACGGTTCAGGGGTTTGCCCTCTGGTTCCTGAACTACTCCACCTGGGAGGGTGTGCACGGCATCTACCTGGAAGACCTCTACGTCCGTCCCGAGGCACGGGCAAGGGGCATCGGCAAGGCGCTGCTGCGGACTTTGGCGGAAACCGCCGTCGAGCGCGGCTACGCCCGGGTGGAGTGGTGCGTACTGAACTGGAACGAGCCGTCCATCCGCTTCTACAAGTCCCTCGGCGCCCTGCCGCAGGATGACTGGACCACCTTCCGGCTTACCGGCGGGGCGCTCGCCTCCTTTGGCGGCGCAGCAGAAACCGCCAACACAGCGGGAACGGAGGCGTCCGCATGA